One Myripristis murdjan chromosome 18, fMyrMur1.1, whole genome shotgun sequence DNA window includes the following coding sequences:
- the spag17 gene encoding sperm-associated antigen 17, producing the protein MPPKRVRTGNNAAAGAAAANRSWEAGLTEAKFEEDSWRACVSLVVGHSPEDEELIEALGLAVQKPLRKLFTLLTWDNTLAKIHELGNPKTKKPKNVPVFYEVTEPAKVLLDAGQEIPCDLMAKILKFQLLEIKANDQHRRAAEQVSAEEKKAKLQAGSSSATKAKGGAKASDNKAKKPPQPSGPSQEKETKLKRRGQNVEPLNFIDDEPDDGPHQYILLLGFHQPQLLSLLDALGVHVANVIKLCSDTVEEEVHGGEELADQARKLQVFWSDLSLVLDSAPPGSRLYDVTQLSYTVRAPPLPLHTEDPKSVLALGSQIFDGVACLIYDCLDWYRQHKHYQNNIRFIKIPTVIRLEPAEDIQNMQHMGTAPPTTPGIKKKARQEDAPLGLSQENELPPFSADVDMRYYSSLLDLIPPEASSVPLILHCMLEQVVISTEQSLSLLSQTADEPRASSGFWIDCQLVNYMLHSFLPLVHTEEERNHMVNSLLTLIQDPQDKKRLEEEFGVEKAQRKAEGHPLVFRHHDERALRLRQISKHQGFDPVEVELSMMKLTPLWQLIHSAALQRNNDLCRMAVKQQLQHYCTAGGVPWLEVERLLRLSVLESVPLTGLDQQGLLLNTAGAQQHPPLLIPWDDPLSYAKQPQNRWTKGQTFLTEDPGSSEQTSRSVCGQLNLSAIQSCRLRFLSDWHYTEHHSAAVFPQVLQSASEAYCCVDTFQGSLDNILYIICHSPMSPQRQCKQFWDMALHTDVGFRKYLEHVADSISNWTREEEAKREATQLRTPSPAESLKGDTATDSRAEEATPDLCIRKDSLKAWKLEQDRLKEEEMAKKSKKDNTRGGKAQRERVVSAASTKENKIDDSKALSGRKKSRGETASSSSKSPTASIAAAVPPVEDNKELQPAEEPFSGFIGYTMDGKLIQVSGQLQHLFPSDGGHITVENITYVEGSSLMKVCVRKDGHHFYTHINNVTVETTPKPEGKESKELQETKEERPVGTDIVRQGSFTAVLNNGVHLSYSYYGPTGQYKVSPQVLDGGVPQTVSVSAPPIPSEHSAKAPDEASSSSMTQSPASQTRPQESQSKVCEGQPSLPAVPFNSLNLSVPNGLLLQFLTEDIQGVSSGEQSILVRQSFPLQSRRVASGLQDPSLSGEFSRIVTSQGTVVRHMRDGSTEVLFADGSVSFSQDSGPVWVPESEVEEEKTSPPECREAQSNKKGKSSKNDVEPEIIPTPQRGCWLTTTPSGARISTVGNTHKCIPITPVLAFHATDPFTHDVMLSREDRVVSTQSTDGSLTVEHADGTKITTLYQDRESNMPPHTLLQTGEQPESPYTPTMCDNEEGSGSNSAGNACDKEGTRHNVFAEETIGNKSKGSSYESGKASVSAKERVLLVEKEGFATVVMYPEQHTAHVFLADGTVVTGSSHGAYEVFPSGVGILQIQSNGKCLYSSDPLMTPSPQCGTPGNKPGSYIMSHTDKVACDFTDHDGNHFQVMEDGQISALISSPASSTLEQEEQEEEEDGEMARLHVKHREHCPRFFVVHEDGSGTELLSSQTVEELLYQAHCDPAVALMKEALPDTQGEFGITILKPSHQSVWSQWLLQKQNPDIIPANLRNRSWHDFPRVEGKTPGPPLGSDLGVGLTLKERSSSSPVQRQPVRSCPEALVVRELSQHRPVTTQLRRTLDTRLKEYMESVLQREQLSEDMKLKDPRTEEERARASDLLNLVLSLPEAEHPGHCIEKRNSVDIASLYSQVVSQSQTSEDTPEAASNGKESQWTKRLAQHRQELCEDKAYREILRNRIIVPYFHPENTPLHQSHQQTPDMRRLTMDLPPCPRTDDAEAFLQDAPQENPQRPLNPTPSHAASHVAQSDVMPAGRPTNPTPQTAGDSSLRGSSGQCKSVHLDVTGNPRRTKVCLPTSILTSKPCSIPNQQFLSVEEPVRRKCRTISLINPNSIARGFELRPSSVDFGKLREGTLYAVTVVMTNVGVDTCRFTVKQPPPASGLRVIYNPGPVAAGLQVQLHVQLFAMSAVQEGEAEPKNYISQNIPILTETEILYLPVTATILPDKLYDRWLNHQTNPHKKCSRVHQLSSTPPVRRGAQLSHRQPPPLTSSAADLEEHLNPTTSV; encoded by the exons ATGATGAGCCAGACGATGGTCCACACCAATACATTCTGTTGCTGGGCTTCCATCAGCCCCAGCTGCTGAGTTTGCTTGATGCCTTGGGTGTGCACGTAGCCAATGTCATCAAGCTGTGTTCGGATACAG TTGAAGAAGAGGTTCACGGTGGTGAGGAGCTCGCTGACCAGGCCAGGAAGCTACAGGTTTTCTGGTCAGATCTGAGCCTAGTCCTGGACAGCGCACCGCCTGGCTCCAGGCTCTACGATGTCACTCAGCTCAGCTACACCGTCCGAGCTCCTCCACTTCCCTTACACACAGAGGACCCTAAATCTGTG CTGGCATTGGGAAGTCAAATCTTTGATGGTGTGGCTTGTCTCATCTATGACTGTCTGGACTGGTATAGGCAGCACAAGCACTACCAGAACAACATCAGATTCATCAAGATTCCTACTGTTATTAGGTTGGAACCTGCAGAG gaTATTCAGAATATGCAGCATATGGGGACTGCTCCCCCCACAACTCCGGGGATCAAGAAGAAAGCAAGGCAAGAGGATGCTCCTTTAGGCCTCAGCCAGG AGAATGAGCTACCTCCTTTTTCTGCAGATGTGGATATGCGTTATTATAGCAGCCTGTTGGACCTGATTCCTCCTGAGGCCTCCTCTGTGCCCCTCATCTTGCACTGTATGCTTGAgcag GTGGTGATATCCACAGAGCAGTCCCTCTCTTTGTTGTCCCAAACAGCTGACGAGCCCAGAGCCAGTAGTGGTTTTTGGATCGACTGTCAGCTGGTGAACTACATGCTCCACAGCTTCTTGCCTCTGGTAcacacagaagaggagaggaaccACATGGTGAACAGCCTTCTCACTCTGATACAGGATCCACAAGATAAGAAG aggctggaggaggagtttgGAGTAGAGAAGGCCCAGCGGAAGGCTGAGGGGCATCCTCTTGTTTTCAGACACCATGATGAGAGAGCACTACGACTGAGGCAGATCAGT AAGCATCAGGGTTTTGACCCGGTGGAGGTGGAGTTGTCCATGATGAAGTTGACTCCGCTGTGGCAGCTGATCCACTCTGCAGCACTGCAGAGAAACAATGACCTCTGCAGAATGgcagtcaaacagcagctgcagcactaCTGCACAGCTG GTGGTGTGCCGTGGCTAGAGGTGGAGCGCCTGTTGCGTCTGAGTGTGTTGGAGAGTGTACCACTGACTGGGCTGGATCAGCAGGGTCTGCTACTGAACACTGCTGGTGCACAGCAACACCCACCCCTCCTCATTCCGTGGGATGATCCACTGTCCTACGCCAAACAGCCACAAAACCGATGGACCAAAG GTCAGACATTTCTCACTGAGGACCCTGGTAGTTCAGAG CAGACCAGTAGAAGTGTGTGTGGTCAGCTGAACCTATCTGCCATCCAGAGTTGTAGGTTGAGGTTTTTGTCTGACTGGCACTACACTGAACACCACAGTGCGGCCGTCTTCCCCCAG GTGCTCCAGTCAGCCTCAGAAGCCTACTGCTGTGTGGACACTTTCCAAGGAAGCCTTGATAACATCCTCTACATTATTTGCCACAGTCCCATGAGCCCTCAACGCCAGTGCAAGCAGTTCTGGGATATGGCCCTTCACACTGATGTTGGGTTCAG GAAGTACTTGGAGCATGTGGCAGATTCCATCTCCAATTGgaccagagaggaggaagcaaaGAGAGAGGCAACACAACTCAGGACTCCCAGTCCTGCTGAATCACTAAAGG GTGACACAGCTACAGATAGTAGAGCAGAGGAGGCCACTCCTGATCTGTGTATCAGAAAAGACTCCCTTAAG GCATGGAAATTGGAGCAAGACCgtttgaaagaggaagagatggcCAAGAAATCTAAGAAAGACAACACACGTGGAGGCAaggcacagagggagagggttGTATCAGCAGCTTCCaccaaggaaaacaaaatagatGATAGTAAAGCCTTGTCTGGTCGcaagaagagcagaggagagacagccAGCAGCTCATCAAAGAGCCCCACCGCATCCATTGCAGCTGCAGTGCCCCCTGTTGAGGACAACAAAGAactgcagccagcagaggaGCCCTTCAGT GGTTTCATAGGCTACACAATGGATGGTAAGCTGATCCAGGTGTCAGGTCAGCTGCAGCACCTCTTCCCCTCAGATGGAGGACACATCACTGTGGAGAATATCACCTATGTTGAAG GTTCTAGTCTCATGAAGGTTTGTGTGAGGAAGGATGGGCATCATTtctacacacacatcaacaatgTCACTGTTGAGACGACTCCTAAGCCTGAAGGAAAAGAGTCCAAAGAGTTACAAGAGACAAAAG aggaaaGGCCTGTGGGGACTGACATAGTGAGACAGGGCTCCTTCACAGCCGTGCTGAACAATGGAGTTCACCTCTCTTACAGTTATTATGGACCCACTGGACAATATAAAG TGAGTCCTCAGGTGCTGGATGGTGGTGTACCGCAAACCGTCAGTGTGTCTGCACCCCCTATCCCCTCCGAGCACTCCGCCAAGGCACCAGATGAAGCTTCGTCTTCCTCTATGACCCAGAGCCCAGCTAGCCAAACCAGGCCTCAGGAGTCCCag tCCAAGGTATGTGAAGGCCAGCCATCGTTACCAGCTGTTCCATTCAACAGTCTCAACTTATCTGTCCCAAACGGCCTACTGCTGCAGTTTCTCACAGAAGATATACAAG gcgtTTCCTCAGGGGAGCAGAGTATATTGGTGAGACAGAGCTTTCCTCTTCAAAGCAGAAGGGTTGCAAGTGGGCTCCAGGACCCCTCTCTATCTGGAGAGTTCTCCCGCATTGTCACCAGCCAAGGAACTGTTGTCCGACACATGAGGGATGGGTCcacagag GTGCTGTTTGCAGATGGCTCAGTTAGTTTCAGCCAGGACTCTGGTCCAGTATGGGTGCCCGAGTCTGAGGTTGAAGAGGAAAAGACATCCCCACCAGAATGCAGAGAGGCCCAGAGCAACAAGAAAG GGAAAAGCTCTAAGAATGATGTTGAGCCAGAGATCATCCCCACTCCTCAGAGAGGATGCTGGCTAACCACGACACCCTCTGGAGCCCGCATCTCCACTGTAGggaatacacacaaatgcatacccATCACTCCTGTGCTTGCCTTCCATGCTACAGACCCCTTCACCCatgat GTAATGTTGAGCCGGGAGGACCGGGTGGTTTCTACTCAGAGCACAGACGGGTCTCTGACAGTAGAACATGCAGATGGAACCAAGATCACCACCCTCTACCAGGACAGAGAGTCAAACATGCCACCACATACATTACTGCAAACAG GGGAGCAGCCTGAGAGT CCATACACCCCAACAATGTGTGACAATGAAgagggaagtggcagcaacagTGCTGGGAATGCATGTGACAAGGAGGGCACCAGGCACAATGTGTTTGCAGAAGAGACTATAGGTAATAAGAGTAAAGGGAGTTCATATGAGAGTGGTAAAGCAAGTGTGTCTGCCAAAGAGCGGGTGCTGCTGGTTGAAAAAGAGGGCTTTGCCACGGTGGTGATGTATCCAGAGCAACACACTGCTCATGTCTTTCTGGCAGACGGCACTGTTGTCACAGGAAGCAGCCATGGAGCCTATGAG gtgtTCCCGTCTGGTGTGGGCATTCTGCAGATTCAAAGTAATGGGAAGTGTTTGTATTCATCCGACCCCTTGATGACACCGAGCCCACAGTGTGGCACCCCCGGCAACAAGCCTGGAAGCTACATTATGAGTCACACAGACAAGGTTGCCTGTGACTTTACAGACCATGATGGGAACCACTTCCAG gtgatGGAAGATGGCCAGATATCAGCACTGATCTCCAGCCCTGCCAGCAGCACATTAGAAcaagaagagcaggaggaagaagaagatggagaaatGGCCAGACTTCatgtaaaacacagagagcattGTCCCAG GTTTTTTGTGGTGCATGAGGATGGCTCAGGTACTGAACTGCTGAGCTCTCAGACTGTAGAGGAGCTGCTCTACCAGGCCCACTGTGACCCTGCCGTCGCACTGATGAAGGAAGCACTGCCAGACACTCAAG GTGAGTTTGGCATTACCATTCTCAAGCCCAGCCATCAGAGTGTTTGGTCCCAGTGGTTGCTACAGAAACAGAACCCAGACATCATCCCCGCCAACCTCAGGAACCGCAGCTGGCACGACTTCCCCAGAGTAGAG GGGAAGACACCAGGCCCTCCATTGGGTTCTGACCTGGGAGTGGGTCTGACTCTGAAGGAGAGGTCCAGTAGTTCCCCAGTACAACGTCAACCTGTCCGGAGCTGCCCTGAGGCTCTGGTGGTCAGAGAGCTGAGCCAGCACCGACCAGTCACCACCCAGCTCAGGAGGACACTAGACACACGGCTAAAG GAATACATGGAGAGCGTGTTGCAGAGGGAGCAGCTATCAGAGGATATGAAACTTAAAGACCCCCGCACTGAAGAGGAGAGAGCCCGTGCCAGTGACCTGCTCAACCTTGTtctg TCTCTTCCAGAGGCAGAGCATCCAGGCCATTGCATTGAGAAGAGGAATTCAG tggACATAGCCAGCCTGTACAGCCAAGTGGTTTCGCAGTCACAAACTTCAGAGGACACACCTGAGGCTGCTAG TAATGGAAAGGAATCACAGTGGACGAAAAGACTTGCACAGCACAG acagGAGTTGTGTGAGGATAAGGCTTATAGAGAGATTCTGCGGAACAGGATCATTGTTCCTTATTTCCACCCAGAAAACACACCATTACACCAG AGTCACCAGCAAACACCAGATATGAGGAGGCTCACCATGGATCTCCCTCCATGTCCCAGGACAGACGATGCTGAGGCCTTTCTGCAAGATGCCCCACAAGAAAACC ctCAGCGACCCTTGAATCCAACGCCCTCTCATGCAGCAAG TCATGTGGCACAAAGTGACGTGATGCCTGCAGGGAGACCCACCAACCCCACGCCTCAGACTGCAG GTGACAGCAGTTTGAGGGGCTCATCTGGGCAGTGTAAGTCAGTCCATTTGGATGTGACTGGAAACCCTAGGAGGACTAAAGTCTGTCTACCAACCTCCATCCTCACATCCAAGCCCTGCAGCATACCCAATcaacag TTCCTGTCAGTGGAGGAGCCCGTGAGGAGGAAATGTCGAACAATTTCGCTGATCAATCCAAATTCCATAGCCAGAGGTTTTGagctccgcccgtccagtgttGACTTTGGGAAGCTCAGGGAGGGCACCTTGTATGCTGTTACCGTGGTGATGACAAATGTGGGCGTTGACACCTGCAG GTTCACTGTGAAACAACCTCCTCCTGCTTCAGGCCTGCGAGTCATCTACAACCCAGGGCCT GTGGCTGCAGGTTTGCAGGTTCAGCTGCACGTTCAGCTGTTTGCCATGTCTGCAGTCcaagagggagaggcagagccaaagaactacatttcccagaacaTTCCCATCCTCACTGAGACTGAGATCCTCTACCTACCCGTCACCGCTA CCATCCTTCCTGATAAGCTCTATGACCGTTGGCTTAATCACCAAACCAATCCACACAAGAAATGTTCCAGGGTCCATCAGCTGTCTTCCACCCCGCCAGTGAGACGGGGAGCACAGCTGTCCCACAGACAACCCCCTCCTCTGACCTCCTCTGCAGCAGACCTAG AAGAACATCTGAATCCTACCACGAGTGTCTGA